From a region of the Agrobacterium tumefaciens genome:
- a CDS encoding DUF5131 family protein → MAETSAIEWCDATVNFWWGCTKVSPGCDHCYAETWNAFRGNGEWGPNAPRRRIAGAPSLIRRLNNKSARTFFSEHGRLMRVFMQSMSDTFDNEVADTWRHELFKAAAWATSLQIIFLTKRGANVAKMVPETWLDRWPRHIGLMFSITNQREADRDIPRLIDLKQRLGLPWIGLSMEPLLGLTRLKAEWLDHIDWVIVGGESGKDARPMHPDWLDEIKNACTMRRHPRKPVPFLFKQWGEWVPHDVARKLPSVKPMAPYPMMNLRRENNAFSMTNLGTVVMVRVGKKAAGREIYGTEYLQFPEVFAA, encoded by the coding sequence ATGGCTGAAACCTCCGCTATCGAGTGGTGCGACGCCACCGTGAATTTCTGGTGGGGCTGCACCAAAGTCTCGCCCGGGTGCGATCATTGCTACGCCGAGACATGGAACGCCTTTCGTGGCAACGGCGAATGGGGACCAAATGCCCCTCGCCGCAGGATCGCAGGCGCTCCCTCTCTGATCCGCCGACTGAATAACAAATCCGCTCGCACATTCTTCTCAGAGCACGGCCGGTTGATGCGCGTGTTCATGCAGTCGATGTCCGACACCTTCGACAACGAGGTGGCAGACACATGGAGGCATGAACTCTTCAAGGCGGCTGCCTGGGCGACCAGTCTGCAGATCATCTTCCTGACAAAGCGCGGCGCGAACGTCGCCAAAATGGTGCCTGAGACCTGGCTGGACCGTTGGCCCCGCCACATCGGACTGATGTTCTCCATCACGAACCAGCGCGAGGCAGACCGGGATATCCCGCGCCTTATCGATCTCAAGCAGCGTCTCGGCCTGCCGTGGATCGGTTTGAGCATGGAGCCGCTTCTCGGCCTCACCCGTCTCAAGGCTGAATGGCTGGACCATATCGATTGGGTGATAGTTGGAGGCGAGAGCGGCAAGGACGCCCGCCCGATGCATCCTGACTGGCTAGACGAGATCAAGAACGCCTGCACGATGCGCCGCCATCCGCGCAAGCCGGTACCGTTCCTGTTCAAACAGTGGGGCGAATGGGTGCCTCATGACGTGGCGCGCAAACTTCCCAGCGTCAAGCCAATGGCGCCCTACCCGATGATGAACCTGCGACGCGAGAACAATGCGTTCTCAATGACCAATCTCGGCACCGTGGTGATGGTTCGCGTCGGCAAGAAAGCCGCCGGCCGAGAGATCTACGGCACCGAATACCTGCAGTTTCCAGAGGTGTTCGCAGCATGA